The following are from one region of the Nostoc cf. commune SO-36 genome:
- a CDS encoding helix-turn-helix domain-containing protein has product MKSYSIELREKIVAAHIQKNISIRKVANIFSVSKSLVQKLVKQQKLEGNLQPKPRGKPQFSHLTNADIELRELVEAHPDATLIELCELFADKTGNWVGRSAMCRALQKLGLNRKKKHCGVVKQQQKEFKN; this is encoded by the coding sequence ATGAAGTCATACTCTATCGAGCTTCGAGAAAAAATAGTTGCAGCACATATTCAAAAAAATATCTCAATCAGGAAAGTAGCTAACATATTTTCTGTCTCAAAGAGTTTAGTGCAAAAGCTTGTAAAACAACAAAAACTTGAAGGAAATTTACAACCAAAGCCGCGAGGAAAACCACAATTTAGTCATCTGACAAATGCTGACATAGAGTTAAGAGAATTAGTTGAAGCACATCCAGATGCAACATTGATAGAGTTGTGTGAATTATTTGCAGACAAAACTGGTAATTGGGTAGGTCGAAGTGCAATGTGTCGTGCCTTACAAAAATTAGGATTAAATCGTAAAAAAAAACATTGCGGAGTAGTCAAGCAGCAACAGAAAGAGTTCAAAAACTAA
- a CDS encoding DUF4926 domain-containing protein: protein MKVQYPLFSQVALAQDLPEYNLKRGNVATIVEHYPMPEGEEDGYSLEGFDLPHVTIEVAASQIIPIAQLQQEEMILAKLRQLSGARLLQLQDYLDFLLQKEESEHQSRLKSPT, encoded by the coding sequence ATGAAGGTACAGTACCCCTTATTCTCTCAAGTTGCATTAGCACAGGATTTACCAGAATACAATCTCAAGCGAGGGAATGTTGCAACAATTGTGGAACATTATCCCATGCCTGAAGGGGAAGAGGACGGGTATAGTCTGGAAGGGTTTGATCTGCCCCATGTGACGATCGAAGTAGCAGCATCTCAAATTATCCCCATTGCCCAGTTGCAGCAAGAAGAAATGATTTTAGCCAAGTTACGCCAGCTATCTGGAGCGAGATTGTTACAATTACAAGATTATCTCGATTTTCTGTTGCAAAAAGAAGAGTCTGAGCATCAGAGTAGGTTAAAATCTCCCACCTAA
- a CDS encoding IS630 family transposase: MRSSQAATERVQKLRVEYWEQVRDIDPDNLVFLDETGVLLGLARTHARSQQGTRAYDQKPFYRGAKVTVIGAISIKKVVALMTMNNSMDSQAFDVFIEKFLAPNLWTGAVVVMDNLPAHKLASIVPMIEAVGAKVICLSSYSPDFNPIELWWSQLKSFLRSFAPTTTEMVDTVISVALDLMNPQHLKNWFTNCCYCTS; this comes from the coding sequence TTGCGGAGTAGTCAAGCAGCAACAGAAAGAGTTCAAAAACTAAGAGTAGAATATTGGGAACAGGTCAGAGATATAGATCCAGATAACTTAGTATTCCTAGATGAGACAGGAGTTTTATTAGGTCTGGCAAGAACTCATGCGCGTTCGCAACAAGGAACAAGAGCTTACGACCAAAAACCATTTTATAGAGGTGCAAAAGTCACAGTAATTGGAGCAATTAGTATTAAAAAAGTAGTGGCGTTAATGACGATGAATAACTCAATGGATAGCCAAGCATTTGATGTATTCATTGAGAAGTTTTTAGCGCCTAATTTATGGACAGGAGCAGTAGTCGTCATGGATAACTTACCTGCCCATAAACTAGCATCAATTGTACCAATGATTGAAGCTGTAGGTGCGAAAGTTATTTGTTTATCCTCATACTCTCCTGATTTTAATCCAATCGAGTTATGGTGGTCACAACTCAAATCTTTTTTACGCAGTTTTGCTCCAACTACAACAGAAATGGTTGATACAGTAATCTCAGTTGCACTCGACTTAATGAATCCTCAACATTTAAAAAACTGGTTTACTAATTGTTGCTATTGTACCTCATAA
- a CDS encoding DUF5615 family PIN-like protein → MTVFAALYSDEDMSALVARLLRSRGLDIATVPEQATLGKTDREQLEFATSVGRCILTHNHVDFERLHLQYIEENREHFGIIVVPQKNAYEVAQRIGILVSTLTADEIKNQLLYA, encoded by the coding sequence GTGACGGTTTTTGCTGCACTTTACAGTGATGAGGATATGTCAGCATTGGTTGCTAGACTGTTGCGATCACGCGGTCTGGATATCGCAACTGTTCCTGAACAAGCAACCCTCGGCAAAACTGACCGTGAGCAACTTGAATTTGCAACTTCTGTAGGCAGATGTATTCTGACACATAACCATGTCGATTTTGAGCGGTTGCATCTCCAGTATATAGAGGAGAATAGAGAACATTTTGGTATTATCGTTGTGCCTCAGAAAAACGCTTATGAAGTGGCGCAACGGATTGGGATTCTGGTAAGTACACTAACGGCTGACGAAATTAAGAATCAGTTATTGTATGCATAA
- a CDS encoding DUF6883 domain-containing protein, with the protein MAFLPQDAIIAEEKLTKYLLVPLPKDDKSKFLARAGYTLDNWQQLERDLRAQVLTQPAETIETTRYGQKYAIRACLRGLNGVELNILTIWMVANDTTKFVTLVPDQGANL; encoded by the coding sequence ATGGCCTTTTTACCGCAGGATGCAATAATCGCAGAAGAAAAGCTAACCAAGTATCTGCTTGTGCCGTTGCCAAAAGACGATAAATCTAAATTTCTAGCTAGGGCTGGGTACACACTAGACAACTGGCAACAACTGGAAAGGGATCTACGCGCTCAAGTTTTAACGCAACCTGCCGAGACGATCGAAACAACTCGTTATGGGCAGAAGTATGCTATTCGTGCGTGTCTGCGAGGGCTTAATGGTGTTGAACTAAATATCTTAACCATTTGGATGGTTGCAAACGATACAACCAAATTTGTCACCTTAGTGCCAGATCAAGGAGCTAACTTATGA
- a CDS encoding surface-adhesin E family protein, giving the protein MFRKLTLGLILALSTVLPSHAQSMDWVNVGSSNEGIELDVDANSIQRSGYLVEYSIRMRYLRPDKSGAVIAGIREIADCNSGVFQVQESIAFNRQNKIVFNQKYNNAPVQQVESGTLGHAKYSFVCQAQMHRDVVQDFVDISRAATESVNTVIKARFIDP; this is encoded by the coding sequence ATGTTTAGAAAACTTACTTTGGGATTGATACTGGCATTATCTACTGTGCTACCATCCCATGCACAATCTATGGATTGGGTGAATGTTGGTAGTTCTAATGAAGGTATTGAGTTAGATGTTGATGCAAATTCTATTCAAAGGTCTGGTTATTTAGTCGAATATAGTATCAGAATGCGATACCTACGCCCAGATAAAAGTGGTGCAGTTATAGCTGGAATTCGAGAAATTGCAGACTGTAATTCAGGTGTATTTCAAGTTCAAGAATCAATAGCTTTCAATCGGCAAAACAAAATTGTTTTTAATCAAAAATATAATAATGCTCCTGTGCAACAAGTGGAATCAGGAACTTTGGGACACGCAAAATACAGCTTTGTATGTCAAGCTCAAATGCACAGAGATGTGGTACAAGACTTTGTGGATATTTCTCGTGCAGCCACAGAGTCTGTTAATACTGTCATAAAAGCAAGGTTTATAGACCCTTAA
- the surE gene encoding 5'/3'-nucleotidase SurE encodes MKLLISNDDGISALGIRTLANYLAEAGHDVSVVCPDRERSATGHGLTLHQPIRAEIVEGIFHPAIKAWACDGTPSDCVKLALWALLDTPPDLVLSGINQGANLGTEILYSGTVSAAMEGLIEGIPSVALSLISHTSKDFQSAAKFAKILVDHLAQKPLPDLMLLNVNVPAVKWEEIAGVTLTRQGVRRYIDVFDKRVDPRGKTYYWLTGEVIEDVEPPSGLNLPQNVPTDVQVVRNNYISITPLQYNLTYATGLDKLSDWEFNFL; translated from the coding sequence ATGAAATTACTAATTAGCAACGATGATGGCATTTCTGCCTTGGGGATTCGTACCCTAGCCAACTACTTGGCAGAGGCAGGTCATGATGTGAGTGTAGTTTGCCCAGATCGAGAGCGATCGGCAACTGGACACGGGTTAACTTTACACCAACCCATTCGCGCCGAAATTGTTGAAGGGATTTTTCATCCTGCTATCAAAGCTTGGGCTTGCGATGGTACGCCTTCAGATTGTGTCAAATTGGCGCTGTGGGCTTTGCTAGATACTCCCCCCGATTTGGTTCTATCTGGCATTAATCAAGGTGCAAATTTGGGAACTGAAATCTTATATTCCGGTACTGTTTCTGCGGCAATGGAAGGTCTAATTGAAGGTATTCCCAGTGTAGCGCTGAGTCTTATTAGTCACACATCTAAAGACTTTCAATCTGCTGCTAAGTTTGCCAAAATTCTTGTAGACCATTTAGCCCAAAAACCACTGCCAGATTTAATGTTGCTCAACGTCAATGTTCCTGCGGTCAAATGGGAAGAAATTGCCGGTGTTACTCTCACCCGTCAAGGAGTACGGCGTTACATTGATGTGTTTGATAAACGAGTTGATCCTCGTGGAAAAACGTACTATTGGCTAACCGGAGAAGTCATTGAGGATGTAGAACCCCCATCTGGATTAAATCTGCCTCAAAATGTACCGACAGATGTACAAGTTGTACGTAATAACTACATCAGTATTACCCCGTTGCAATACAATCTTACTTACGCAACTGGACTAGATAAATTGTCTGATTGGGAATTTAATTTTCTGTGA
- a CDS encoding MBL fold metallo-hydrolase: MSRIEKQFTVQFWGVRGSIPSPGPHTVRYGGNTPCISMQAGDKRLIFDAGTGLHVLGQSMLRQMPLEAHIFFTHSHWDHMQGFPFFSPGFVKGNDFHIYGAIAPDGSTIEQRLNDQMLHPNFPVPLQIMQANLNFYDIRPGQPIHIDDVTVETAPLNHPGEAVGYRVNWHGGAAAYITDTEHFPDRLDDNVLWLARNADILIYDSTYTDEEYHCPTSPKIGWGHSTWQEAVKVAQAANVKTLVIYHHDPAHNDDFLDRVGKQASAKFPGAIMAREGMVLQIPTSVVLSESFPVSKFSS, translated from the coding sequence ATGTCTAGGATAGAGAAACAATTTACCGTGCAATTTTGGGGCGTTCGCGGCAGCATCCCCAGTCCAGGGCCACACACTGTTCGTTACGGCGGTAATACCCCTTGCATATCAATGCAAGCGGGCGATAAACGCTTAATTTTCGATGCTGGCACAGGATTACATGTTTTGGGGCAATCTATGTTGCGCCAAATGCCGTTAGAAGCTCACATATTTTTTACCCATTCTCACTGGGATCACATGCAGGGTTTTCCCTTCTTTAGCCCAGGGTTTGTAAAGGGTAATGACTTTCATATCTACGGCGCGATCGCACCTGATGGTTCTACCATAGAACAGCGCCTCAACGATCAAATGTTACACCCTAACTTTCCCGTACCCTTGCAGATTATGCAAGCCAATTTAAATTTCTACGACATTCGACCAGGGCAACCAATCCACATCGATGATGTCACTGTAGAAACAGCACCTTTAAACCATCCAGGAGAAGCTGTAGGATACCGCGTCAACTGGCATGGTGGTGCTGCTGCTTATATCACTGATACCGAACATTTTCCCGATCGACTTGATGACAATGTGCTGTGGCTAGCTCGTAATGCCGACATTTTAATTTACGATTCTACGTACACAGACGAAGAATATCATTGCCCAACATCGCCAAAAATTGGCTGGGGACATTCCACCTGGCAAGAAGCGGTGAAAGTGGCACAAGCTGCTAATGTCAAAACTCTAGTAATTTACCACCACGACCCCGCCCACAATGACGACTTTTTAGATCGTGTAGGCAAACAAGCATCTGCGAAATTTCCTGGTGCTATTATGGCACGGGAAGGAATGGTACTTCAGATTCCTACCTCAGTTGTCTTATCAGAATCTTTTCCTGTTAGTAAGTTTTCTAGTTAA
- a CDS encoding DUF433 domain-containing protein, whose protein sequence is MFAETSSRYVTRNPEILSGEPIIIGTRTSVRAIVGLWRLGIMPEEILNHLPHLTLAQVFDALSFYLDHQAEINEYIERNRVPDELIHPSVKAILGTL, encoded by the coding sequence ATGTTTGCTGAAACCTCCTCACGCTACGTGACCCGCAACCCTGAAATTTTAAGTGGAGAGCCAATTATTATAGGTACTCGCACATCTGTTCGTGCCATTGTCGGTTTGTGGCGGTTGGGGATTATGCCAGAAGAAATCCTGAACCATTTGCCACATCTGACGCTAGCACAAGTGTTTGATGCTTTGAGTTTTTATCTCGATCATCAGGCAGAGATTAATGAATACATTGAGCGAAACCGAGTACCCGATGAATTAATACATCCATCTGTAAAAGCTATATTGGGGACATTGTGA
- a CDS encoding protein tyrosine phosphatase family protein, with translation MSDVKKVSDEFSAGGQPTPETLKQLADEGYKSVVNLRSLDETGALVDEQQQAKAAGLEYVNVPLKTNSANDNLTATVLSELEELPTPVYFHCGAGGRASALALIAFATQQKLNREQVLARAKELDINPGQPYLQKFLESLS, from the coding sequence ATGAGTGATGTCAAGAAAGTGAGCGATGAGTTTTCGGCAGGTGGACAGCCAACCCCAGAGACACTAAAACAGCTTGCTGATGAAGGGTATAAGTCTGTGGTGAATCTGCGATCGCTTGATGAAACTGGAGCCTTAGTAGACGAACAGCAACAAGCAAAAGCCGCAGGTCTTGAATATGTCAATGTTCCACTCAAGACAAATTCAGCCAACGACAACTTGACTGCAACAGTTCTCTCAGAATTAGAGGAATTGCCGACTCCTGTATATTTTCATTGCGGTGCAGGAGGACGAGCCAGTGCCTTAGCGCTCATTGCCTTTGCAACTCAACAAAAGCTAAACCGTGAACAGGTTTTAGCAAGAGCAAAAGAACTTGATATCAACCCAGGTCAACCTTATCTCCAGAAGTTTTTAGAAAGCTTATCGTGA
- a CDS encoding PadR family transcriptional regulator has protein sequence MNGREFYSSLIRLHILHHAVQEPIFGLGIIEELARHGYKLSAGTLYPMLHDMERKGYLYSVEQRSGRQSRRLYRATDLGKMTLEDAKEKVRELFGELFEE, from the coding sequence ATGAATGGACGAGAGTTCTACTCAAGCTTAATTCGGCTTCATATTCTGCATCATGCAGTTCAGGAGCCAATTTTTGGGCTAGGCATTATTGAAGAACTGGCACGTCACGGCTATAAACTCAGTGCCGGAACACTCTATCCAATGTTGCATGATATGGAGCGCAAGGGATATCTATATTCCGTTGAGCAGAGATCGGGACGGCAAAGCCGACGACTCTACCGAGCTACTGATTTAGGAAAAATGACTCTAGAGGATGCCAAAGAAAAGGTACGCGAATTATTTGGCGAATTGTTCGAGGAGTAG
- a CDS encoding bifunctional riboflavin kinase/FAD synthetase, whose protein sequence is MLNLSKNGCSVRVASSSVGLLTPTAVALGKFDGVHLGHQRVIQPVLHAGDHLSGASSPQSKENQQLTNQEYTYSTVVTFDPHPQEFFTGQPRTLLTPLDEKVQQLRSLGVEQLVLLPFDKELSALTPEEFVDKILVQQLQCQRISIGQDFCFGEKRSGTAKDLQLLAAKHNIPVTIVPLQTYTGDSPIESSCVTTTPSQDVPISTSLIRQTLENGDIENANLLLGRTYTLVGVVVQGQQLGRTIGFPTANLQLPKEKFLPRQGVYAVRVFTLTETLDTALSESLGVMNIGNRPTVNGTDSSAEVHLLDWSGDLYGKKLAVELVKFLRPEQKFASLEALKTQIQLDCVVAKEILSAKAQS, encoded by the coding sequence GTGCTAAATTTGTCTAAAAATGGGTGTTCTGTGCGGGTTGCTTCTTCAAGCGTTGGGCTACTAACGCCGACTGCTGTTGCCCTTGGCAAGTTTGATGGTGTTCATCTTGGGCATCAAAGGGTAATTCAACCAGTCTTGCACGCTGGTGATCACTTGTCAGGAGCTAGTAGTCCGCAGTCAAAGGAAAATCAACAACTAACAAATCAAGAATATACTTACTCAACAGTTGTCACCTTTGACCCCCATCCACAGGAGTTCTTTACAGGGCAACCCCGGACTTTGTTAACGCCACTGGATGAAAAAGTCCAACAATTGCGATCGCTTGGGGTAGAGCAACTGGTACTACTACCCTTTGACAAAGAATTATCGGCTTTGACTCCCGAAGAATTTGTCGACAAAATTCTCGTGCAACAACTACAATGCCAAAGAATTAGTATTGGGCAAGATTTTTGTTTTGGCGAAAAGCGAAGTGGTACTGCCAAGGATTTGCAATTACTCGCCGCCAAGCACAATATCCCCGTTACTATCGTTCCCTTGCAAACTTATACAGGTGACTCGCCTATAGAAAGCAGTTGTGTCACCACTACTCCGAGCCAGGATGTCCCTATTAGCACTTCATTGATCCGCCAAACCCTGGAAAACGGCGACATCGAAAACGCAAATCTACTACTAGGACGCACCTACACCTTGGTTGGTGTAGTCGTTCAAGGTCAACAATTGGGCAGAACAATTGGCTTTCCTACTGCCAACCTCCAACTACCAAAAGAAAAGTTTTTGCCGCGCCAAGGAGTCTACGCTGTTCGCGTTTTCACTCTCACTGAAACATTAGATACCGCTCTTAGTGAGAGCTTAGGCGTAATGAATATCGGTAATCGCCCAACTGTAAACGGTACTGATTCATCGGCAGAAGTACATTTACTCGATTGGTCTGGTGATTTGTATGGCAAAAAATTGGCTGTGGAACTAGTGAAATTTTTGCGCCCTGAACAAAAATTTGCTTCTCTAGAAGCCCTAAAAACCCAAATCCAACTTGACTGCGTTGTTGCCAAAGAAATTTTGAGTGCTAAAGCGCAAAGTTAA
- a CDS encoding chromate transporter: MTQEAEDIQKEQEVISYKVLTPKEQKQRLTELAAVFLRLGAIAFGGPAAHIAMMDNEVVNRRQWMSREKLLDLLGITNLIPGPNSTELAIHIGYERAGWRGLVVAGSCFILPAMLIVWALAAIYARYQTVPQVEWLLYGIKPVIIAIVIQAVWNLGKKAAKDVPTIIAGIAAIAAYLAGLNEILVLILLGIAVMLLKNWQARGHTSGAFLLPMSGILAQVGSTTAAVTSVSWINVFVFFLKIGCVLYGSGYVLLAFLQRDLVERNQWLTSQQLLDAVAIGQFTPGPVFTTATFIGYLLAGNAGAIAGTIGIFLPAFVLVLVINPWVPKLRQSPWASGFLDGVNAASLGLMAGVTYTLGRAALVDWLTIILAILSAIAVFRFKINSAWLVLAGGAIGLASHILFG; encoded by the coding sequence GTGACGCAAGAAGCTGAGGATATCCAGAAAGAGCAAGAAGTGATTTCCTATAAGGTTTTGACTCCCAAAGAACAGAAGCAGCGATTAACAGAACTGGCGGCGGTGTTTTTGCGACTGGGAGCGATCGCTTTTGGTGGCCCTGCTGCTCACATCGCCATGATGGACAATGAAGTAGTGAATCGCCGTCAGTGGATGAGCCGGGAGAAACTGCTAGATTTACTGGGAATTACGAATTTGATTCCAGGCCCCAACTCGACGGAATTAGCCATTCACATTGGCTACGAACGAGCCGGATGGCGTGGTTTAGTAGTTGCGGGTAGCTGCTTTATTCTACCTGCGATGTTAATTGTTTGGGCATTAGCCGCCATTTATGCTCGTTATCAAACAGTTCCCCAGGTAGAATGGCTGCTCTATGGAATTAAACCTGTAATTATTGCGATCGTGATTCAGGCTGTGTGGAATTTGGGGAAAAAGGCAGCCAAAGACGTACCGACGATTATTGCAGGGATAGCTGCGATCGCAGCATACTTAGCTGGATTGAATGAAATTTTGGTGCTGATTTTGCTAGGTATCGCTGTGATGCTACTCAAGAATTGGCAAGCCAGAGGACATACAAGCGGAGCATTCCTGTTACCTATGTCAGGTATTCTGGCGCAGGTTGGGAGTACAACAGCAGCAGTTACATCAGTCAGTTGGATTAACGTCTTTGTCTTTTTTCTCAAAATTGGATGTGTTCTCTATGGTAGTGGCTATGTATTGCTGGCATTTCTGCAACGAGATTTAGTCGAGCGCAACCAGTGGTTGACATCACAACAGCTTTTAGATGCTGTAGCGATCGGGCAGTTTACACCGGGGCCTGTTTTCACCACCGCAACATTTATTGGGTACTTGCTAGCAGGAAATGCCGGAGCGATCGCAGGTACAATCGGCATTTTCTTGCCAGCTTTTGTGCTGGTGTTGGTGATTAATCCTTGGGTTCCTAAGTTGCGTCAATCTCCTTGGGCAAGTGGATTTTTGGATGGTGTAAATGCAGCTTCTTTAGGATTAATGGCAGGAGTCACATACACATTAGGACGAGCTGCGCTGGTAGATTGGTTAACAATTATTCTGGCAATTTTGAGTGCGATCGCTGTGTTTAGATTTAAAATAAATTCAGCATGGTTAGTGCTAGCAGGAGGAGCCATTGGATTGGCTTCACACATATTATTTGGCTGA
- a CDS encoding Uma2 family endonuclease encodes MTTIIGKGLTLEEYLKYDDGTDSHYELVAGELVAMPPESPKNVQISLFLLVNFLKFVPFNRLSNKVEIVVAGSRATTRIPDLVVLTDELATILEGATRSTITLDMPPPALVVEVVSPGKANEDRDYRYKRSEYAARGITEYWIVDPQINAVTVLILVNGFYEETRFAGNTAIASTIFPELQLTAEQVLKAGESNTCDAIS; translated from the coding sequence ATGACTACAATCATTGGCAAAGGTCTAACGCTTGAGGAATATTTGAAGTATGACGATGGCACGGATAGTCATTATGAACTTGTGGCAGGTGAGTTAGTTGCAATGCCACCCGAAAGTCCAAAAAATGTCCAGATATCTCTATTTTTGCTGGTCAATTTTCTCAAGTTCGTCCCGTTCAATCGGTTAAGTAACAAAGTTGAAATTGTTGTTGCTGGTTCTCGTGCAACAACTCGCATTCCTGATTTAGTTGTGCTAACGGATGAACTTGCAACAATCTTAGAAGGTGCAACTCGATCCACAATCACCCTGGATATGCCACCTCCAGCACTAGTTGTCGAAGTTGTTTCTCCTGGCAAAGCTAACGAAGATCGAGACTATCGCTACAAACGTTCCGAGTATGCCGCAAGGGGAATTACTGAATATTGGATTGTTGACCCTCAGATAAATGCAGTTACCGTACTGATATTAGTTAACGGGTTTTATGAAGAAACCAGATTTGCAGGAAACACTGCGATCGCTTCTACTATTTTTCCAGAGTTACAGCTAACCGCAGAGCAAGTACTCAAAGCTGGAGAAAGCAATACGTGTGACGCCATTTCTTAG
- the pheS gene encoding phenylalanine--tRNA ligase subunit alpha, with amino-acid sequence MTSNLEAQLLALRQEGEKAIAAADTLERLEELRVNYLGKKGELGALLRSMGQMSAEERPKIGAIANTVKESLQTSLDQQRVALESAQIQLQLEAETLDVTMPGIYSPQGRIHPLNGIIDRALDIFVGMGYTVAQGPEMETDYYNFEALNTPPDHPARDMQDTFYLPDGNLLRTHTSSVQIRYMEREEPPIRVVAPGRVYRRDNVDATHSAVFHQIELLAIDEGLTFTDLKGTIKVFLQAIFGDLPIRFRASYFPFTEPSAEVDLQWNGRWLEVMGCGMVDPNVLKSVGYDPEVYTGFAAGFGVERFAMVLHQIDDIRRLYASDLRFLQQF; translated from the coding sequence ATGACTAGCAATTTAGAAGCTCAACTTTTAGCACTGCGGCAGGAAGGAGAAAAAGCGATCGCAGCCGCCGACACCCTAGAACGTCTAGAGGAACTCAGAGTTAACTATCTGGGTAAAAAAGGGGAACTGGGGGCACTGTTGCGAAGTATGGGGCAGATGAGTGCAGAGGAACGGCCAAAAATTGGAGCGATCGCTAATACAGTCAAAGAATCTCTGCAAACTAGTCTAGACCAGCAACGCGTTGCCCTGGAATCCGCGCAAATTCAACTACAGCTAGAGGCGGAAACTCTGGATGTTACTATGCCGGGAATTTACAGCCCCCAAGGTCGCATTCATCCCCTCAATGGAATTATTGACCGGGCGCTGGATATCTTTGTTGGTATGGGCTATACCGTGGCTCAAGGGCCAGAGATGGAAACAGATTATTATAATTTCGAGGCTCTTAATACCCCGCCTGACCACCCCGCCCGTGATATGCAGGATACTTTTTACCTGCCAGATGGGAATCTTTTACGGACTCATACATCGTCAGTGCAAATTCGTTACATGGAAAGAGAAGAACCACCGATTCGAGTTGTAGCTCCAGGGCGAGTTTATCGGCGAGATAATGTAGATGCGACTCACTCGGCTGTTTTCCATCAAATAGAACTTTTAGCCATTGACGAGGGACTAACTTTTACAGACCTCAAGGGCACAATTAAAGTATTTTTACAAGCAATATTTGGCGATTTACCTATTCGCTTCCGCGCCAGTTATTTCCCGTTTACTGAACCTTCAGCTGAAGTGGATTTGCAGTGGAATGGGCGCTGGTTGGAGGTGATGGGCTGCGGTATGGTTGATCCAAATGTACTTAAGTCTGTGGGTTATGATCCAGAAGTTTATACTGGGTTTGCTGCCGGTTTTGGTGTAGAACGCTTTGCAATGGTGTTACATCAAATCGATGATATTCGTCGCTTGTATGCTAGCGATTTGCGGTTTTTGCAGCAATTTTAG
- a CDS encoding AAA family ATPase — translation MREKIDALTQNLALTIVGKAEAIRLVLVAFLGGGHALLEDVPGVGKTLLAKSLARSLDGKFQRLQCTPDLLPTDITGTNIWNPKSGEFTYLPGPIFANILLADEINRATPRTQSALLEVMEEHQVTVDGVSRAVPQPFFVIATQNPIEYQGTFPLPEAQMDRFMLSLSLGYPSEVEELLMLQNLQNGVKIADLQPCITLAEVQELRYLCSQVKVATSLQQYILELVRATRQDEEIALGVSPRGTLALQRAAKALAFLLGRDYAIPDDVKFLVPHVLCHRLIPRGGRNARTVVERLLRSVSIP, via the coding sequence ATGAGAGAAAAAATCGACGCTTTAACACAAAATCTGGCTCTTACCATCGTTGGCAAAGCTGAGGCAATACGCTTAGTGCTAGTCGCCTTCCTCGGTGGTGGCCATGCCCTCCTAGAAGATGTTCCTGGTGTTGGTAAAACTCTCCTCGCTAAATCTCTAGCTCGTTCACTGGATGGCAAGTTTCAACGGCTACAATGTACCCCCGATTTACTGCCAACGGATATAACTGGCACCAACATTTGGAACCCAAAAAGCGGCGAATTTACTTATCTTCCTGGGCCAATCTTTGCCAATATATTACTAGCTGACGAAATCAACCGCGCTACACCCCGCACTCAATCAGCTTTGCTGGAAGTTATGGAAGAACATCAGGTAACAGTCGATGGTGTGTCTCGTGCAGTTCCCCAGCCATTTTTTGTTATTGCCACTCAAAACCCTATCGAGTACCAAGGTACTTTTCCCCTGCCAGAAGCGCAAATGGATCGGTTTATGTTGTCGCTAAGTTTAGGCTATCCTTCCGAGGTAGAAGAACTACTTATGCTGCAAAATCTCCAAAATGGTGTAAAGATTGCTGATTTGCAGCCTTGTATTACCTTGGCAGAAGTACAAGAATTACGTTACTTATGCTCTCAAGTAAAAGTGGCAACTTCTTTGCAACAGTACATCCTCGAATTGGTGCGGGCAACACGCCAAGATGAGGAAATCGCCCTTGGCGTCAGTCCGCGTGGTACATTAGCATTACAACGGGCTGCCAAAGCGCTAGCTTTTCTATTAGGGCGTGATTATGCCATCCCCGATGATGTGAAATTTCTCGTCCCTCACGTTCTTTGCCATCGCCTTATTCCTAGAGGAGGACGCAACGCTAGAACTGTTGTTGAGCGATTATTGCGATCGGTTTCTATTCCTTAA